The genomic region GTAACCCTGCCCGCGACGCCGCGCTGAAGGAGTATCTGCAGAAGAAGTTTCGGATAGGTAGCGCCAACGAGATCGCGCTGGGGCCCATGCAGAAAACCGCCTTGCCCGGCATTTACCAGCGTCAGGTCACCGTTACCAACGAAAAGGGCCAGAGCGTCACGGTTTCGCTTTTCAGCGATCAGAACGAAACCAAGGCTATCCTGGGCCAGTTTTACGATCTCGGCACAGATGCCTGGGGGCGAACCGATCTCGGGCCAGTGCATCTGGATGACCGCCCAACGTTGGGACCCCCCGATGCGCCCGTCACAATGCTCGAATTTGCGGACTTCGAATGCCCGTTCTGTGCGCATGCCTTCAGTGAGGTAGAGGCGCTCGCCAACACGACGTACAAGGGCAAGATTCGAGTCATCTTCAAAAACTACCCCTTAAATGGGCACCCCTGGGCACGCACGGCGGCGATCGCGGCTGAATGTGCCCGGCTGCAGAATCCGGCTGCATTCTGGGATTTCGCACGGTACTTCTATTCCAACCAGGGACAAATCAACCCCGGCAACGTGCAAAAGAAAATCGACGAACAGGCCGCAAAGCTGGGCCTCGATGACACTGCCTTGAAGGCGTGCATGGCGGCGCCCGCGGCCGCTCAGCGAGTCGCTCAGGATGAGGCCGACGGCAACGCTGTCCACGTATCGTCGACGCCAACCTTCTTCGTTAACGGGATACCGGTGGTGGGCCTGCC from Candidatus Binataceae bacterium harbors:
- a CDS encoding thioredoxin domain-containing protein; the protein is MSFAVFVLVLTTALTKSRAWAGPSTASANVAVPSNPARDAALKEYLQKKFRIGSANEIALGPMQKTALPGIYQRQVTVTNEKGQSVTVSLFSDQNETKAILGQFYDLGTDAWGRTDLGPVHLDDRPTLGPPDAPVTMLEFADFECPFCAHAFSEVEALANTTYKGKIRVIFKNYPLNGHPWARTAAIAAECARLQNPAAFWDFARYFYSNQGQINPGNVQKKIDEQAAKLGLDDTALKACMAAPAAAQRVAQDEADGNAVHVSSTPTFFVNGIPVVGLPEGNVFDFIINSELTSASAHAAAR